TTAGCTAATCATTGTTATAGCTTACATCTTTATCGGGATTATGGAAGGCATTGGCGTTAAACATATTTTCCGTTTTCTACCTATGATAGAAATGAGAACTTCAGGTAAAAGTAAAAAAGTAACATAATAACAAAGCTTAGATAAAAGCTTAAAATATGAGGTGATTCGTTTTGAAAAGAAAAGCGTTTAGAAATCAAGCTACAAAAAATAATTTTACCCCTACTGAAAGCCTACCCGATACTGAATTTGCAGAAATTAACGATGATCAGGATCTGATGAAGGGTGCAAACCGTAACTCTAAACAAGGAAAGCAAGGGAAGTAAAGATGACAAAAAAGAAAAATATGAAAAGTAAAGATATGCAAAATCATAAGAAACCGATGGAGACTGACATATTACAAGAAGAATTTGGTCAAGAAACTGGTGATGTTAACGCATCAAAGCTTTATGAGGCAATAGCAGGAAACGAAAAAAAAGAGAAAAAAAAAGGTGAACAAAAAAAATAAAATAAAAAGTGAGAGATAAAAAATCTCTCACTTTAGCTAACCATTGTATCAAGCTCACTTGAAAGTACTGTATAAACAGTTGTTTTAGAATGAATAGCATCATAATGAACAATTACAAAAGAGTTTTCATTTTTAATTTTACCCGTCTTCAAGTAATGATCTAAATTAAACGGCAAAGTTTCTAGTACAGTATGCTTAAATAAATCCTTTTCAGAGAACTGTTTTTTAGCAAATTCTTCTCCTAATAGAAGAGGGTTTTCTAGTACTGAGTGATAAATCTTACTTCTTTCTTGCTTTGATAATGTGTCACTCCACCATGGCTTACGAGGTTTATAATTTTGGTTCCGTAAATAATCAAACTTCATAAAACCGCTGGCAATTGTTAAATCGCTTCTCTTAATGCTTCCGAGGAAATCATATAAGTGTTTGAATAAATCTTCAAGTTGATGACCAATTCTTGTCCATCCTTTTTTATCCCAATATGTTCCGAAATCTTGAAAGAAGTCAAATGGTGTTGAGAAAAGATGTGTTACTAAATATTCAATTGTTTCATCCATTCGATGGTCATTCCAGTATTTTTCCAATACATCTTCAACTTGTTTAATTTTCGTAATATCTTCAAAGGAAAGAACATTGTTTTTAAGAATTTCATAAGGAGAATGATCCATATATACATATCCATGATGTTCAGCTCGAAGTCGTAATCCTGTGCCTCTAAGCATTTTTAAGAAACCAAGTTGAAGCTCTTCAGGACGAAGTTCAAATACATCATTAAATGTTTTCTTAAAGGAATCATAATTTTCCTCAGGCAGACCAGCGATTAAATCAAGATGCTGATCAATTTTTCCGCCTTCTTTTACCATTGTCACAGTTCTCGTTAGCTTATTAAAGTTTTGCTTTCTCATAACAAGTTCGTTTGTAGCATCATTTGTTGACTGAACACCTATTTCAAAACGGAACAAACCTTTTAGAGCATGATCATTCAAGAATTGAATTACTTCTGGTCTCATGATGTCTGCTGTAATCTCAAACTGAAAAACAGTACCTGGTTTATGCTCATCAATAAGAAATTGAAACATTTCCATTGCATAGCTACGACTTATATTGAAGGTACGATCAACAAATTTTATTGTTTTGGCACCATTCTCCATAAGAAAGCGAATATCTTCTTTCACTTTTTCACGATCAAAATAACGAACTCCAACTTCAATGGAGGAGAGGCAAAATTGGCAGCTAAATGGACAACCACGACTAGTTTCGATATATGTTACGCGTTTTGAAAGGTGTTGTAGATCTTCTTCAAAACGAAATGGAGAAGGTAGAACCTTTAGGTCAAGTTTATTACGTTGCGGTTTAATCTGCACCTTGCTTTCCTCACGGTAAGCTATCCCACTTACATTTTCAAAGTTTTGATCCCCACTCAATTCATCCAGTAGCTGTTTGAATGATTGCTCTCCCTCACCAATGATAATGAAATCAACCTCTGGGATTTTATCCATCCATTCTTTAGTATCGTAAGTAACCTCAGGGCCACCTAAAACAATAATTAAAGAAGGATTGATTTTCTTAAGCATTTTAATCACTTTTATTGTTTCTTCAATATTCCATATATAACAGCTAAAACCGATAACTTCAGGCTTTTTAGCGTGTAAATCTGTTACGATATTCATGGCAGGATCTTTTATTGTGTATTCTGCCAGTTCAACTTCGTATTCAGGTTGTGCATAGGCTTTTAAGTAACGGATTGATAGGCTTGTATGAATATACTTAGCATTAAGCGTTGATAAAACAGTTTTCATTTTCGTATACACCACTTCAATTATTTTTTATACATAAGCTTGTTGTGCTTTTGATACAGTAAAGACAAAGAAAGGGTTAGTTCCCCAATTACATATTGTATCATAAATATTCTTAAAAACGTATATGTGTCATGTGGGCATGTATCCATAGTATGGAAAAGTTCTTTTGAAAACAAACCTAAAAAAGAACAAGCATAATACTTGTTCTTTAGGAAGTGTTTATTTGTTAAGTGACAGGCTCTTTAAGTAATAGTGAATACCTGAAGGCTTTATTTCTATAAAAGGACTAGTTAATTCTTTTATTATCTTAGTTGACAAAATGGATGTAAGGAGAATTGATAATGTTGTTAGCAGAACAATACTTTGAAAATCTCCCATCCAATCTACTGCATCGGTGTTTCTCATGTATTGAATGATAAAACCATGTAACAAATAAACATAGAACGTTCTAGTGCCCCATTCCGTGAAAAAGGTCTGTTTCGTAGGAATCAATGCCAAAAAGCTAAGAGAAGTTACAAGTGTTAAACAGTAAAATCCTAGTCGTATAAATGCACTGCCTATTGATAAATCACCGAATTGTGCATATGACTTTGAACCAAATAGCCATTCATAATCAAAATCAGCAAAGAAATAAGTAATAAAGGTGATAGATAATAGGAAGAATGCGATTCCTCTAACATGTGCCTTTGTTATATAATCAAAATGCTCTCTTTTAAGGTAAAAGCCAATTAAGAATAAGGGGAAGAATACAAATGTTCTAGATAGACTTAAGTAATTGCTTATATCTTCTAAATACCCAACTGAAAGTCCAATAACAAAGGCAATCGCAAGCGACCATCTGGCGGAAAGCTTCGTTGCTCCAAATAAAAACAGATTCCAGAAAAATAAACTAACTAAAAACCATAAAGACCAGTGCGGATCTAGTGGATCAAGCACATTTGCATTCTGTTTCTCAACAAAAAAATAATAAACAGAATAGATTCCCTGAAAAATTAGATAAGGTATTATTAGCTTTTTAGCGATTTTGCTTACATATCCTTTTTTCTTAAACCCTTTTGCGAAATACCCTGAGATAAGGATAAAGGCAGGCATATGGAAGGTATAGACAAATTTATAAATGGTCAACATAATTGGACTTTCATCTATAAATGGCCGGATAACATGACCAAAGACAACTAAAAAAATTAATAAAAACTTTGCATTATCAAAATAGCTAACACGATTTTTCATGCGCTCACCTTTCCTTCAGAAGTTTTAAATCGAAAACTACCCTTCTTTTCCCGATTTTGACATACGTTTAAACGGTACCTTTGTATCATTTTTTATAAAAGTTTCTACTGCAAAATTGAAGCTAGACTCATTTTTAGAAAATATAAGTAACTTCTTAGACATTTGATTTATTAGTTTAGGTGTTGAAAAAACTAAATATTTACTGAAAAAATCCTTACTAAAGTATGTTTCGAATCAATCTGCTTCTTTTTTAGGGACGTAATAAAGCTGTCATCTTTTTGTAAGATAGATGACAGCTTTTTCCTTTAAATGAACAGTATTGTCGAAATACCTTACTATATTACAACCTTCACAGTAAAAAAGAAACATTTTCTATCATTTTGTAGATAGGTGAAGGACAATGCCATAACTTGTAGAATACATGATAGTAGAAAGTTCGTGATTAGGGGTGAAAAGATTGAAGCAAACGATGGAGGATCGCGAAATCGTTGCCTTAAAAGCACA
This genomic stretch from Metabacillus sp. B2-18 harbors:
- a CDS encoding B12-binding domain-containing radical SAM protein, with product MKTVLSTLNAKYIHTSLSIRYLKAYAQPEYEVELAEYTIKDPAMNIVTDLHAKKPEVIGFSCYIWNIEETIKVIKMLKKINPSLIIVLGGPEVTYDTKEWMDKIPEVDFIIIGEGEQSFKQLLDELSGDQNFENVSGIAYREESKVQIKPQRNKLDLKVLPSPFRFEEDLQHLSKRVTYIETSRGCPFSCQFCLSSIEVGVRYFDREKVKEDIRFLMENGAKTIKFVDRTFNISRSYAMEMFQFLIDEHKPGTVFQFEITADIMRPEVIQFLNDHALKGLFRFEIGVQSTNDATNELVMRKQNFNKLTRTVTMVKEGGKIDQHLDLIAGLPEENYDSFKKTFNDVFELRPEELQLGFLKMLRGTGLRLRAEHHGYVYMDHSPYEILKNNVLSFEDITKIKQVEDVLEKYWNDHRMDETIEYLVTHLFSTPFDFFQDFGTYWDKKGWTRIGHQLEDLFKHLYDFLGSIKRSDLTIASGFMKFDYLRNQNYKPRKPWWSDTLSKQERSKIYHSVLENPLLLGEEFAKKQFSEKDLFKHTVLETLPFNLDHYLKTGKIKNENSFVIVHYDAIHSKTTVYTVLSSELDTMVS
- a CDS encoding acyltransferase family protein, with the protein product MKNRVSYFDNAKFLLIFLVVFGHVIRPFIDESPIMLTIYKFVYTFHMPAFILISGYFAKGFKKKGYVSKIAKKLIIPYLIFQGIYSVYYFFVEKQNANVLDPLDPHWSLWFLVSLFFWNLFLFGATKLSARWSLAIAFVIGLSVGYLEDISNYLSLSRTFVFFPLFLIGFYLKREHFDYITKAHVRGIAFFLLSITFITYFFADFDYEWLFGSKSYAQFGDLSIGSAFIRLGFYCLTLVTSLSFLALIPTKQTFFTEWGTRTFYVYLLHGFIIQYMRNTDAVDWMGDFQSIVLLTTLSILLTSILSTKIIKELTSPFIEIKPSGIHYYLKSLSLNK